A stretch of the Acidobacteriota bacterium genome encodes the following:
- a CDS encoding FAD binding domain-containing protein translates to MKNFERLQPKSWEEAAQLLATAKEKKISSEAKGAGTELLDRLKEHNLAPDQVVDLRRLTAHSSIQRNSSGAISIGALVTLSAVAEGVRADFRLSPTRASAPRRRRSETRRRSRAASASARAAGTSARPSSSASRRAASSASPSPARTSSMPSLETTRARSFIRRRPASRSSP, encoded by the coding sequence GTGAAGAACTTCGAGAGGCTGCAGCCAAAGAGCTGGGAGGAAGCAGCGCAGCTGCTGGCAACGGCGAAAGAGAAGAAGATTTCTTCTGAAGCAAAGGGAGCCGGGACCGAGCTCCTCGATCGACTGAAGGAGCACAACCTCGCCCCGGACCAGGTGGTGGACCTGAGGCGGCTGACCGCCCACTCTTCCATTCAAAGGAATTCTTCCGGCGCCATTTCCATCGGCGCGTTGGTGACCCTCAGCGCCGTGGCCGAGGGCGTGCGCGCCGACTTCCGGCTCTCGCCGACGCGTGCCTCGGCGCCGCGACGCCGCAGATCCGAAACGCGGCGACGCTCGCGGGCAGCCTCTGCCAGCGCCCGCGCTGCTGGTACTTCCGCTCGGCCGAGTTCCAGTGCCTCAAGAAGGGCGGCGTCGAGTGCCTCGCCAAGTCCGGCGAGAACGAGTTCCATGCCGTCTTTGGAAACAACACGTGCGCGATCGTTCATCCGTCGGCGGCCGGCGTCGCGCTCGTCGCCCTGA
- a CDS encoding nucleotidyltransferase family protein — translation MSVSAVLLAAGASTRFGSPKMLAPVPPRGRPMLAHVIDTWRGAGFAEIVVVLGSGAREIRERTEEDLLRVSKRGTDAGARDGRSGEGDDAPYRFVENASWENGMFSSIRAGLAAASPASTHVALSPADLPFLRESSLRTLLEATNLPEADSRTLLVPVCGLRRGHPLLIPAFLVARVLAWPADDRLNRLFAEPDVKVLQLEGFDESVLLDVDRPADLAAVAGPAGARA, via the coding sequence GTGAGCGTTTCCGCCGTCCTCCTCGCCGCGGGCGCCTCCACACGCTTCGGCTCGCCGAAGATGCTCGCCCCCGTGCCGCCGAGAGGGCGGCCGATGCTCGCGCACGTGATCGACACGTGGCGCGGAGCGGGCTTCGCGGAGATTGTCGTCGTGCTCGGTTCCGGGGCACGGGAGATTCGGGAGAGGACCGAAGAGGACCTTCTTAGAGTGAGTAAGAGGGGGACAGACGCCGGCGCACGCGACGGACGCTCCGGCGAGGGCGACGACGCCCCCTACCGTTTCGTCGAAAACGCTTCCTGGGAGAACGGCATGTTTTCGTCGATCCGCGCCGGCCTCGCGGCGGCGAGCCCGGCCTCGACACACGTCGCCCTTTCCCCCGCCGATCTTCCCTTTCTAAGAGAATCTTCTCTTCGAACCCTTCTCGAAGCGACGAACCTTCCGGAGGCGGACTCCCGCACGCTTCTCGTCCCCGTCTGCGGTCTTCGCCGCGGGCACCCGCTCCTGATCCCGGCGTTCCTCGTCGCGCGCGTCCTCGCGTGGCCGGCCGACGATCGACTGAACCGTCTCTTCGCGGAGCCCGACGTGAAGGTCCTGCAGCTCGAGGGATTCGACGAGAGCGTCCTCCTCGACGTGGATCGGCCCGCCGATCTCGCGGCCGTCGCAGGTCCTGCCGGAGCCCGCGCGTGA
- a CDS encoding XdhC family protein, producing MSTKLFLDLPAILAEHGRAALATVVSATGSTPREATARMLVLPGGDTRGTIGGGKFESLVIEDAKKLLDDRGLPFTKRYDFLPEGPGTFGAVCGGTATVLLEVLEHAPRLLVVGAGHCGRALARMASFAGWAVTVADERPEQLEPAAFPEGADLVQVKEDYSDLPLPRPDDFVALVSRGHVTDGRAFRRLRGVPVAYLGMMGSNAKKKVLFDELRREGWAEDELARAHSPIGLAIGAESPEEIAVAIVAELVKFRRGA from the coding sequence GTGAGCACGAAGCTCTTTCTCGACCTTCCCGCGATCCTCGCGGAGCACGGCCGCGCCGCGCTCGCGACCGTCGTCTCCGCGACGGGCTCGACGCCCCGCGAGGCCACGGCCCGGATGCTCGTCCTGCCCGGCGGCGACACGCGCGGCACGATCGGCGGCGGGAAGTTCGAGTCGCTCGTCATCGAGGACGCGAAGAAACTGCTCGACGACCGCGGGCTCCCGTTCACGAAGCGCTACGACTTCCTGCCCGAGGGCCCCGGCACGTTCGGCGCCGTGTGCGGCGGAACCGCGACGGTCCTGCTCGAGGTGCTCGAGCACGCTCCGCGGCTGCTCGTCGTGGGCGCCGGCCACTGCGGCCGCGCGCTCGCGCGCATGGCGTCGTTTGCGGGCTGGGCCGTGACCGTCGCCGACGAGAGGCCCGAGCAGCTCGAGCCTGCCGCATTTCCAGAAGGCGCCGACCTCGTGCAGGTAAAGGAGGACTACTCCGACCTCCCTCTGCCCCGGCCGGACGACTTCGTCGCGCTGGTGTCGCGCGGCCACGTGACGGACGGTCGCGCGTTCCGGCGGCTGCGCGGCGTCCCCGTCGCCTACCTCGGGATGATGGGGAGCAACGCGAAGAAGAAGGTCCTCTTCGACGAGCTGCGCCGGGAGGGCTGGGCCGAGGACGAGCTCGCGAGGGCGCACAGCCCGATCGGCCTCGCCATCGGGGCCGAGTCGCCGGAGGAGATCGCGGTCGCGATCGTCGCCGAGCTCGTCAAGTTCCGGCGCGGGGCCTGA
- a CDS encoding branched-chain amino acid transaminase has translation MSFENVKKIWMNGKLVDFADAKIHVFTHALHYGSGVFEGERCYNTTRGPAILRLDDHLDRLFWSAKIYRMTIPYTLEQLREATLEVVRANGFPACYIRPLVYRGYGSLGVNPFPNPVDVAIGCYEWGKYLGAEALEKGVDVCCSSWMRIAPNTMPAMAKATANYANSQLIKMEAITNGYHEGIALDHNGRISEGSGENLFLVWKGRLYTPPLSASTLPGITRLSVIQLSRELGFQMEEKTIPREMIYAADEMFFTGTAAEITPIRSVDRIPVGNGSRGPMTEAIQKSFFDIVEGRVEDRYGWLTPVYAGVAAGRP, from the coding sequence ATGAGCTTCGAAAACGTCAAGAAGATCTGGATGAACGGGAAGCTGGTGGATTTCGCGGACGCGAAGATCCATGTCTTCACGCACGCGCTCCACTACGGCTCCGGCGTCTTCGAAGGCGAGCGCTGCTACAACACGACGCGCGGGCCGGCGATCTTGCGGCTCGACGACCACCTCGACCGCCTCTTCTGGTCCGCCAAGATCTACCGGATGACGATCCCGTACACGCTCGAGCAGCTGCGCGAGGCCACCCTCGAGGTCGTCCGCGCGAACGGGTTCCCGGCTTGCTACATCCGGCCGCTCGTCTACCGCGGCTACGGCTCTCTCGGCGTCAACCCGTTCCCGAACCCTGTCGACGTCGCGATCGGCTGCTACGAGTGGGGCAAGTACCTGGGCGCCGAAGCGCTCGAGAAGGGCGTCGACGTCTGCTGCTCGTCGTGGATGCGCATCGCGCCGAACACGATGCCCGCAATGGCGAAGGCGACGGCGAACTACGCGAACAGCCAGCTCATCAAGATGGAGGCGATCACGAACGGGTATCACGAGGGGATCGCGCTGGACCACAACGGGCGCATCTCCGAGGGGTCGGGCGAGAACCTCTTCCTCGTCTGGAAGGGCCGCCTTTACACGCCGCCGCTCTCGGCGTCGACGTTGCCCGGCATCACGCGTCTCTCCGTGATCCAGCTGTCGCGCGAGCTCGGGTTCCAGATGGAAGAGAAGACGATTCCGCGCGAGATGATCTACGCGGCCGACGAGATGTTCTTCACGGGCACCGCGGCCGAGATCACGCCGATCCGCTCCGTGGACCGGATCCCGGTCGGGAACGGATCGCGCGGGCCGATGACGGAGGCGATCCAGAAGTCGTTCTTCGACATCGTCGAGGGCCGCGTCGAGGACCGCTACGGCTGGCTCACGCCGGTCTACGCGGGCGTCGCGGCCGGCCGCCCGTAA